A window from Listeria seeligeri serovar 1/2b str. SLCC3954 encodes these proteins:
- a CDS encoding chemotaxis protein yields the protein MTEEKGILLQSGTNELEIVTFTVGENLFCINVLKVKEIIHPLEVTPVPDSNPAIEGVSQVRGEIMPVVNLARVMKLPEIEPENTKFIITELNQMKIVFRVDEVHRIQRISWEQIEEPEKLSIGLEELAVGIVKLEGNLVLLLDYEKIIYEISGNADFAVTGEDRITRKVNREEKTIFIAEDSQMLRQLLEDTLHEAGYTNLQFFANGKEAQEHIFKLLKEQKQQTFDNVNLLITDIEMPQMDGHHLTKVIKEDEIGRDLPVVIFSSLITEDLEHKGAGVGADAQVSKPNIHQLINILDELVL from the coding sequence ATGACAGAAGAAAAAGGGATTTTACTACAAAGTGGTACAAATGAATTAGAAATTGTTACTTTTACAGTTGGCGAAAACTTATTTTGTATTAATGTTTTAAAAGTAAAGGAAATCATTCATCCGTTAGAAGTGACACCAGTACCAGATTCTAACCCGGCAATTGAAGGGGTTTCTCAAGTGCGTGGCGAGATTATGCCAGTTGTTAACCTTGCTCGTGTCATGAAACTTCCAGAAATTGAACCAGAAAACACTAAATTCATTATTACCGAATTAAACCAAATGAAAATCGTCTTCCGTGTCGATGAAGTACACCGGATTCAACGTATTTCTTGGGAACAAATTGAAGAGCCAGAAAAACTTTCGATTGGTTTAGAAGAATTGGCTGTTGGTATCGTGAAACTAGAGGGCAATTTAGTCCTACTACTTGACTACGAGAAAATTATTTATGAAATTAGCGGAAATGCTGATTTTGCAGTTACTGGAGAAGATCGGATTACAAGAAAAGTAAATCGTGAAGAGAAGACAATTTTCATTGCAGAAGATTCACAAATGCTTCGACAATTGCTGGAGGACACACTTCATGAGGCTGGTTATACGAATCTGCAATTCTTCGCTAATGGGAAAGAAGCCCAAGAACACATTTTCAAATTACTAAAAGAACAAAAACAACAAACGTTTGATAATGTCAATTTGCTTATTACAGATATTGAAATGCCGCAAATGGACGGGCATCATTTAACAAAAGTAATAAAAGAAGATGAAATTGGACGCGACTTGCCAGTTGTTATTTTCTCGTCGCTAATTACAGAAGATCTTGAACATAAAGGTGCCGGTGTAGGTGCTGATGCGCAAGTAAGTAAGCCTAATATCCACCAATTGATTAATATATTAGATGAACTCGTATTATAA
- a CDS encoding FliC/FljB family flagellin gives MKVNTNIISLKTQEYLRKNNEGMTQAQERLASGKRINSSLDDAAGLAVVTRMNVKSTGLDAASKNSSMGIDLLQTADSALSSMSSILQRMRQLAVQSSNGSFSDEDRKQYTAEFGSLIKELDHVADTTNYNNIKLLDQTATGAATQVSIQASDKANDLINIDLFNAKGLSAGTITLGSGSTVAGYSALSVADADSSQEATEAIDELINNISNGRALLGAGMSRLSYNVSNVNNQSIATKASASSIEDADMAAEMSEMTKYKILTQTSISMLSQANQTPQMLTQLINS, from the coding sequence ATGAAAGTAAATACAAATATTATTAGCTTGAAAACACAAGAATATCTTCGTAAAAACAACGAAGGCATGACTCAAGCACAAGAACGTTTGGCATCTGGTAAACGTATTAACAGTTCTCTTGATGACGCTGCTGGTCTTGCAGTTGTAACTCGTATGAACGTTAAATCTACAGGCTTAGATGCAGCAAGCAAAAACTCATCCATGGGTATTGACTTGTTACAAACAGCGGATTCAGCTCTTAGCTCCATGAGTTCAATCTTGCAACGTATGCGTCAATTAGCAGTACAATCTTCTAACGGTTCATTCAGTGACGAAGATCGTAAACAATACACTGCTGAATTCGGTAGCTTAATCAAAGAACTTGATCACGTTGCTGACACTACTAACTACAACAACATCAAATTGCTAGATCAAACTGCTACAGGAGCTGCAACTCAAGTAAGCATCCAAGCGTCTGATAAAGCTAATGACTTAATCAACATTGATCTTTTCAATGCAAAAGGTCTTTCTGCTGGAACAATTACACTAGGTAGCGGTTCTACAGTAGCTGGTTATAGTGCGTTATCTGTTGCTGATGCTGATTCTTCCCAAGAAGCTACAGAAGCAATTGACGAATTAATCAACAACATCTCTAACGGTCGTGCGCTTCTTGGTGCTGGTATGAGTCGCCTTAGCTACAATGTATCTAACGTGAACAACCAATCAATCGCGACAAAAGCATCTGCTTCCTCTATTGAAGATGCAGATATGGCTGCTGAAATGTCCGAAATGACTAAATACAAAATTCTTACACAAACATCAATCAGCATGCTTTCTCAAGCAAACCAAACACCGCAAATGTTAACTCAATTAATTAACAGCTAA
- a CDS encoding response regulator, with the protein MLKLLIVDDAMFMRTMIKNIVKDSDFEVVAEAENGLEAVKKYDEVKPDIVTLDITMPEMDGLEALAQIMAKDPSAKVIMCSAMGQQGMVVDAIKKGAKDFIVKPFQADRVLEALEKAAR; encoded by the coding sequence ATGTTGAAGTTGTTGATTGTCGACGATGCGATGTTCATGCGTACGATGATTAAGAATATTGTGAAGGACAGTGATTTTGAAGTAGTTGCTGAAGCGGAAAACGGGCTAGAGGCAGTGAAAAAGTACGATGAAGTAAAACCGGATATTGTGACACTTGATATCACGATGCCTGAAATGGATGGGTTAGAAGCGTTGGCTCAAATTATGGCAAAAGATCCATCGGCTAAAGTAATCATGTGTTCGGCAATGGGGCAACAAGGTATGGTTGTTGACGCCATTAAAAAAGGAGCAAAAGACTTTATCGTAAAACCTTTCCAAGCGGATAGAGTGTTAGAGGCGTTAGAAAAAGCAGCAAGATAG
- a CDS encoding chemotaxis protein CheA, with protein sequence MTTNMLDLFIEEASEHLQALNDNLLQLEKDPTNGGLVSEIFRSAHTFKGMSATMGFQQVADLTHAMENVLDEVRNNRLVVTEHLVDIIFTCTSHLETMVSDIQHGGQGAADITKTVADLEALLSPEQEESTEATYQISIKIEDAAILKAVRAVMCLERLAEIGIISDTTPDREAIELEEFEQTFEVVLESSQTKEEIEAVLLDISEIEKVTVKEEVEETQIVEPIKKTAKQTTKRLENKTIRVQLEKIEKLMNVFEESVIERARIDEIAEKTNNKELMEHLGRFSSISKEIQNGLLNMRMVPVDSVFNRFPKMVRTLAKELGKKIDLVIEGADTEVDKIVIDEIGDPLVHLIRNSVDHGAETVEVRRKNGKNETATINLKAFHSGNNVVIEIADDGAGINKRKVLEKAIAKNVVTRAESTKMTDTEIFDLLFDSGFSTADQVSDLSGRGVGLDVVRNTILKIGGKISVESSENAGSTFRIEIPLTLSIIQSMLVATAEYRYAVPLANVAEAITIDRADIQHVHGKDLINYRETIIEVLDLGECFHETPLKDTEELLLLVVKNAKRTFGLVIKDIIGQREIVLKTLGSFFSESQIAFSGATILGDGRVVLILNLETF encoded by the coding sequence ATGACTACAAATATGTTAGACCTGTTTATAGAGGAAGCTTCAGAACATTTACAGGCACTAAATGATAATCTGTTACAACTTGAAAAAGACCCGACGAATGGCGGATTAGTAAGTGAAATTTTCCGTTCAGCTCATACTTTTAAAGGTATGTCAGCAACGATGGGATTTCAGCAAGTAGCTGATTTAACGCATGCAATGGAAAATGTATTAGATGAGGTACGTAATAATCGATTAGTTGTAACAGAGCATTTGGTAGACATTATTTTTACATGCACTTCCCATTTGGAAACAATGGTTTCGGATATTCAGCACGGCGGACAAGGTGCTGCGGATATTACAAAAACAGTAGCTGACTTAGAAGCACTTCTCTCCCCAGAACAAGAAGAATCAACAGAAGCAACTTACCAAATTAGCATAAAAATTGAAGATGCAGCGATTTTAAAAGCAGTGCGAGCAGTAATGTGTTTAGAACGCCTTGCAGAGATTGGCATTATTTCAGACACAACTCCAGACCGGGAAGCTATTGAGCTAGAAGAATTCGAACAAACTTTTGAAGTAGTCTTAGAATCATCCCAGACTAAAGAAGAAATCGAAGCGGTTCTCCTTGATATTTCTGAAATTGAAAAAGTAACTGTCAAAGAAGAAGTAGAAGAGACGCAAATTGTCGAACCAATCAAAAAAACTGCCAAACAAACAACCAAACGATTAGAAAATAAAACTATTCGTGTACAACTTGAAAAAATCGAAAAATTAATGAATGTATTTGAAGAAAGCGTCATCGAACGAGCAAGAATTGATGAAATCGCTGAAAAAACCAATAACAAAGAATTAATGGAACATCTCGGCAGATTCAGTTCAATATCCAAGGAAATCCAAAATGGTTTGCTTAATATGAGAATGGTTCCGGTAGATAGTGTTTTCAATCGTTTTCCAAAGATGGTTCGGACGTTAGCGAAAGAACTAGGGAAAAAGATAGATTTAGTTATTGAAGGTGCCGATACAGAAGTGGACAAAATCGTTATTGACGAAATTGGCGATCCGCTTGTCCATTTAATTCGTAATTCCGTTGATCACGGCGCGGAAACTGTGGAAGTTAGACGTAAAAATGGCAAAAACGAAACAGCCACTATTAACTTAAAAGCATTCCATAGTGGCAACAATGTCGTTATCGAAATTGCCGATGATGGTGCAGGAATTAATAAGCGTAAAGTCTTAGAAAAAGCGATTGCTAAAAATGTAGTAACTCGAGCTGAATCAACCAAAATGACTGACACGGAGATTTTTGATTTGTTATTTGACTCTGGATTTAGTACCGCTGATCAAGTGTCTGATCTTTCTGGTCGCGGGGTTGGGCTAGATGTGGTTCGAAATACTATTTTGAAAATCGGTGGGAAAATAAGTGTTGAATCGAGTGAAAATGCAGGTTCCACTTTTAGAATTGAGATTCCGCTAACACTTTCGATTATTCAGTCGATGCTTGTGGCTACAGCAGAATATCGCTATGCAGTGCCGCTTGCAAACGTCGCAGAAGCAATCACCATTGATCGTGCGGATATTCAGCATGTTCACGGTAAGGATTTAATCAATTACCGCGAAACAATTATTGAAGTGCTTGATTTAGGCGAATGCTTCCATGAAACACCGCTGAAAGATACAGAAGAATTGCTATTACTTGTTGTTAAAAATGCCAAACGAACTTTTGGACTAGTAATTAAAGACATTATTGGTCAACGAGAAATCGTTTTAAAAACACTGGGAAGCTTTTTCAGTGAAAGCCAAATTGCCTTTTCCGGAGCAACTATTTTAGGTGATGGGCGCGTTGTTTTAATTTTAAACTTAGAGACTTTTTAA
- a CDS encoding flagellar motor switch protein FliN, translating into MEQIFQVELPEWEPNETTQEGREKGTIRQVENIGVNLIVRLGKREMPVGDIAELSIGDVLEVEKKPGHKVEIFLDEKKVGIGEAILMDENFGIVISEID; encoded by the coding sequence ATGGAACAAATATTTCAAGTAGAACTTCCTGAATGGGAACCAAATGAAACGACGCAAGAAGGTCGTGAAAAAGGAACCATCCGCCAAGTGGAAAATATTGGCGTGAACTTAATCGTTCGCCTAGGAAAACGAGAAATGCCTGTTGGGGATATTGCCGAGTTAAGCATTGGCGATGTCCTCGAAGTAGAGAAAAAACCAGGCCATAAAGTAGAGATTTTTTTAGATGAAAAGAAAGTTGGCATCGGTGAAGCTATTTTGATGGATGAGAACTTTGGAATTGTAATCTCAGAAATCGACTAA